A single window of Vibrio stylophorae DNA harbors:
- the mltF gene encoding membrane-bound lytic murein transglycosylase MltF, with protein sequence MKQLASIRWLIVMLSALFLLGCEPAPSQQTELEAIKARGVLRVGTLNNQLSYYIGVDAPTGLDYELAKRFADKLGVRLEMKEEYNLTDLFQALEHGHYDLIAAGLTATPSRMEKFRAGPAYYFTNQQLVYRKGQKRPRRLKDLQKLEGIAITESSSHVETLEKLKEKYPKLEWQVVDDVDDNQLLQYIASGELMYTIADSVDVSLTQRLYPEVTVAMDLTEDEPVVWYLQEQRDDALYALVIEFFGELNQSGELAKLEEKYFGHVNRFDYFDTRAFFTAVDNRLPKWQPLFEKYATDFDWRLLAAVAYQESHWKPNAVSPTGVRGMMMLTMPTAKSVGVTDRRDPEQSIRGGAIYLKRVLDRVPDSIEEDEKIWFALASYNVGFGHMMDARRLTQKYGGDPNSWSDVKQFLPLLRNPKYHRQTRYGFARGDEAQHYVENIRRYYQSLVGYHKKQEIQQINGGTETNLDDLEQLGQPDKDKESGGKNSAKKR encoded by the coding sequence TTGAAGCAATTAGCCTCCATTCGCTGGTTAATCGTGATGCTTAGCGCCCTATTTTTACTGGGCTGTGAGCCAGCGCCCAGCCAACAAACAGAGCTTGAAGCGATTAAAGCGCGCGGTGTTTTGCGCGTCGGTACGCTCAACAACCAGCTCTCCTACTATATTGGGGTCGATGCACCAACAGGCCTTGATTACGAACTTGCCAAACGCTTTGCTGATAAATTAGGTGTCCGCCTTGAAATGAAGGAGGAGTACAACCTCACCGACCTGTTTCAAGCCCTTGAGCACGGTCACTATGACCTGATTGCTGCGGGTTTAACGGCCACCCCATCGCGCATGGAAAAATTCCGCGCCGGTCCTGCTTACTACTTTACCAACCAACAGCTGGTCTATCGCAAAGGTCAAAAGCGTCCACGCCGACTTAAAGATCTGCAAAAACTAGAAGGCATCGCCATTACTGAAAGCTCAAGTCATGTCGAAACCTTAGAAAAGCTCAAAGAAAAATATCCAAAACTTGAGTGGCAAGTGGTGGATGATGTAGATGACAACCAACTGCTACAATACATCGCTAGTGGCGAGCTGATGTACACCATCGCCGACTCCGTAGATGTTTCGCTAACACAGCGCCTGTATCCAGAAGTCACTGTGGCCATGGATCTCACCGAAGATGAACCCGTGGTTTGGTATCTACAAGAGCAGCGCGATGATGCGCTCTATGCCTTGGTCATCGAATTTTTTGGTGAACTCAACCAAAGTGGTGAGCTGGCCAAACTGGAAGAAAAGTACTTCGGCCACGTCAATCGCTTTGATTACTTTGATACCCGCGCCTTCTTTACCGCCGTGGATAATCGCCTACCGAAATGGCAGCCGCTGTTTGAAAAATATGCCACCGATTTTGACTGGCGTTTACTGGCGGCAGTGGCCTATCAAGAATCGCATTGGAAACCTAACGCAGTGTCACCGACTGGTGTGCGTGGCATGATGATGCTGACGATGCCAACGGCCAAATCCGTGGGCGTCACCGATCGCCGCGATCCAGAGCAAAGCATTCGTGGCGGCGCAATCTACCTCAAACGCGTACTTGATCGCGTGCCCGATAGCATTGAAGAAGATGAGAAGATCTGGTTTGCGCTGGCCTCCTACAACGTTGGCTTTGGCCATATGATGGATGCCCGCCGCTTAACGCAAAAATATGGCGGCGATCCAAACTCATGGAGTGACGTAAAGCAGTTTCTGCCTTTATTACGTAACCCGAAATACCATCGCCAAACGCGTTATGGTTTTGCGCGCGGCGATGAAGCGCAGCACTATGTCGAGAATATTCGCCGCTACTATCAAAGCTTGGTGGGATACCATAAAAAGCAAGAGATTCAGCAGATCAATGGCGGCACGGAAACCAACTTGGATGATTTAGAGCAGCTTGGTCAACCTGATAAAGACAAAGAGAGCGGCGGTAAAAACAGCGCGAAAAAACGATAA
- a CDS encoding AbgT family transporter, translated as MSEPTIEEHKSSRLLRVIEHVGQKIPDPVVIFMFLFVFCLALTGLVGGYTFETMGKDGGMVQISILNMLDTENVRWVFDNALLQNWLAFGGGVLGVILIVMLGIGIAENSGLLTAVIKKVGLKIPETLLPLLVVFLGIMSSIASDAGYLVLIPLAGLLYGALGKNPLIGMAAAFAGVSAGFSANLIPATPSDIILGMNARIFAESQNVPFTDASGNPLNPATMHYYFIAFSTVVLTIVGAWVTHRFVAPRLNRMSYALPEDINFDDFQLSKEEQKGLRWAGVGFIAALAGIFLLATGPLAAYQVGGKTITPYLNNIILLIAVAFAIPGLCFGVATGKFKSMQDVVTAMVKQMNTMGYILVLTFFCYNFLALLTYSNLGAYITYLGASFLLSLGLQEFPVLLILGFILTTAFINLFVGGLTSKWMLLGPIFVPMLYQVNPEMTPDMVTAAFRVADSCTNIITPMMSYAGVILAFMRKYKSDLSFGDMIAMMVPYSAAFLVVWSAILVAFFSLGIPLGF; from the coding sequence ATGTCTGAACCGACGATTGAAGAACACAAATCATCTCGCTTGTTGCGGGTGATTGAACATGTTGGCCAGAAGATCCCTGACCCCGTGGTGATCTTCATGTTTCTTTTTGTCTTTTGTTTGGCCTTGACTGGGCTGGTCGGTGGTTACACCTTTGAAACCATGGGCAAAGACGGCGGCATGGTGCAGATCAGTATTCTCAATATGCTTGATACTGAAAACGTGCGATGGGTGTTTGATAACGCACTGTTGCAAAACTGGCTTGCCTTTGGCGGCGGCGTGTTGGGCGTGATTTTGATTGTGATGCTGGGGATTGGCATTGCAGAAAACTCAGGTCTGTTGACGGCTGTGATTAAAAAAGTAGGGCTGAAAATTCCAGAAACCTTGCTGCCATTGCTGGTGGTGTTTTTGGGGATTATGAGCTCCATCGCCTCTGATGCCGGTTACTTGGTGCTGATTCCACTGGCCGGTCTTTTATATGGCGCTTTGGGTAAAAACCCATTGATTGGTATGGCGGCGGCCTTTGCAGGTGTTTCTGCGGGTTTTAGTGCTAACCTCATTCCGGCAACACCATCGGATATTATTTTGGGGATGAACGCGCGTATTTTTGCTGAGTCGCAAAATGTGCCCTTTACGGATGCCAGTGGCAACCCGCTGAATCCAGCCACCATGCACTACTACTTTATTGCGTTCTCCACAGTGGTGCTGACCATTGTCGGCGCTTGGGTGACTCATCGTTTTGTTGCGCCGCGCCTCAATCGTATGTCTTATGCGTTGCCTGAAGATATCAACTTTGATGATTTTCAACTGAGCAAAGAAGAGCAAAAAGGTTTGCGCTGGGCGGGTGTAGGCTTTATCGCTGCACTGGCAGGGATCTTCTTGTTGGCGACGGGGCCTTTGGCGGCTTACCAAGTGGGTGGTAAAACCATTACCCCATATTTGAATAACATCATTTTGCTGATTGCCGTTGCCTTTGCGATTCCGGGCCTGTGCTTTGGTGTGGCGACGGGGAAATTCAAGTCGATGCAAGATGTGGTCACCGCCATGGTCAAGCAGATGAACACCATGGGCTATATTTTGGTGCTCACTTTCTTCTGCTATAACTTCTTGGCATTGCTGACCTATTCGAACTTGGGTGCTTATATCACCTATTTGGGTGCTAGCTTCTTGCTCTCATTGGGTTTGCAAGAGTTCCCGGTGTTGCTGATTTTGGGCTTTATTTTAACCACAGCGTTTATCAACCTATTTGTCGGTGGTTTAACATCGAAATGGATGCTGCTTGGCCCGATTTTTGTGCCAATGCTTTATCAGGTAAACCCAGAGATGACGCCTGATATGGTCACCGCTGCGTTCCGCGTTGCAGACTCTTGTACCAATATCATCACCCCAATGATGAGCTACGCTGGGGTTATTTTGGCCTTTATGCGTAAGTACAAATCAGACTTAAGCTTTGGCGATATGATTGCCATGATGGTGCCATACTCAGCGGCGTTCTTGGTGGTTTGGAGTGCGATTTTGGTGGCTTTCTTTAGCCTTGGTATTCCACTGGGCTTCTAA
- a CDS encoding S-(hydroxymethyl)glutathione dehydrogenase/class III alcohol dehydrogenase codes for MSEQFIKSRAAIAWGPNQPLSIEEVDVMLPKAGEVLVRIIATGVCHTDAFTLSGDDPEGIFPAILGHEGGGIVEMVGEGVTSVAVGDHVIPLYTAECGECKFCKSGKTNLCQAVRETQGKGLMPDGTTRFYKDGQPIYHYMGCSTFSEYTVLPEISLAKVNKEAPLEEVCLLGCGVTTGMGAVLNTAKVAKGDTVAIFGLGGIGLSAIIGARMAGASRIIGIDINESKFELATQLGATDLINPQHFDKPIQEVIVEMTDGGVDYSFECIGNVNVMRQALECCHKGWGESVIIGVAGAGQEISTRPFQLVTGRVWRGSAFGGVKGRSELPGIVERYLAGEFGLQEFITHTMPLEQINDAFELMHEGKSIRTVIHMQAQ; via the coding sequence ATGTCCGAACAATTTATTAAATCACGCGCCGCCATCGCTTGGGGGCCAAACCAACCACTATCCATTGAAGAAGTGGATGTGATGCTACCAAAAGCCGGTGAAGTCTTGGTGCGTATTATTGCCACGGGCGTTTGTCACACCGATGCATTCACCCTATCCGGTGACGATCCAGAAGGCATTTTCCCTGCCATTTTAGGCCATGAAGGCGGCGGTATTGTCGAAATGGTCGGCGAAGGCGTCACCAGCGTTGCCGTGGGCGATCATGTGATCCCGCTTTATACCGCTGAATGTGGTGAGTGCAAGTTCTGTAAATCAGGTAAAACCAACCTCTGCCAAGCGGTTCGTGAAACCCAAGGTAAAGGCTTAATGCCTGATGGCACGACCCGTTTCTATAAAGATGGCCAGCCAATTTATCACTACATGGGCTGCTCAACTTTCTCTGAATACACAGTGCTACCTGAAATTTCACTGGCAAAAGTGAACAAAGAAGCGCCCCTTGAAGAAGTTTGCTTACTCGGTTGTGGTGTAACCACAGGTATGGGCGCGGTGCTCAATACCGCTAAAGTTGCCAAAGGCGATACCGTGGCGATCTTTGGTTTGGGCGGTATTGGCCTGTCAGCCATTATCGGTGCGCGTATGGCGGGTGCGAGCCGAATTATCGGTATTGACATTAACGAAAGTAAATTTGAGCTTGCGACACAGCTCGGCGCTACAGATTTAATTAATCCGCAGCATTTTGACAAACCGATTCAAGAGGTGATTGTTGAGATGACAGATGGCGGCGTCGATTACTCCTTTGAGTGTATCGGTAACGTCAATGTGATGCGCCAAGCACTTGAGTGCTGTCATAAAGGCTGGGGTGAATCCGTGATCATTGGTGTTGCAGGCGCTGGCCAAGAGATCTCAACCCGCCCATTCCAACTGGTCACAGGTCGTGTTTGGCGCGGCAGTGCATTTGGTGGCGTGAAAGGTCGCTCTGAGCTACCAGGGATTGTTGAGCGTTATCTTGCGGGCGAATTTGGTTTGCAAGAGTTCATTACCCACACCATGCCACTTGAGCAAATCAATGATGCTTTTGAGCTGATGCATGAAGGCAAAAGCATTCGAACCGTGATTCATATGCAGGCGCAATAG
- a CDS encoding LysR family transcriptional regulator, whose translation MQHWQGIEAFIAVAELGSFTQAAKRMQTSVVQVSRQISQLEARLAVQLFYRTTRQVSLTALGEQFYHQCAPLYDGLQQAEQSLQDAQQVPQGLLKVTAPVTYGEQVLAPMLYQFIAQYEQLELSLHLTNEPLDLAAEQLDLAIRLGRLSDSRLVAKKLATRQLHVCATPDYFARFGAAESLSDLHRHQCLKGSHGHWFFRQQGRSITWPVQGRVQSNSGYALLTAARQGLGLVQLPDYYVQQDLASGKLVEVLTQYRDDQEGIWALYPQNRYLSPKVRCCIDYLATALQPQPHR comes from the coding sequence ATGCAGCACTGGCAGGGGATTGAGGCCTTTATCGCAGTGGCCGAGCTCGGCAGTTTTACCCAAGCGGCCAAGCGAATGCAGACCTCTGTGGTGCAGGTGAGCCGGCAAATCAGTCAGTTAGAAGCGCGTTTGGCGGTGCAGCTCTTTTATCGCACCACGCGCCAAGTAAGCTTGACGGCGCTTGGGGAGCAGTTTTATCACCAGTGCGCGCCGCTTTATGATGGACTGCAGCAAGCGGAGCAAAGTTTGCAAGATGCGCAGCAGGTACCGCAGGGCCTACTGAAAGTGACGGCGCCAGTGACCTATGGTGAGCAAGTCCTTGCGCCCATGCTTTATCAGTTTATTGCCCAATATGAGCAGTTGGAGTTGTCGTTGCATTTGACCAACGAGCCCTTGGACTTAGCCGCAGAGCAATTGGATTTGGCCATTCGCTTAGGGCGGCTCAGTGACTCACGCTTGGTTGCTAAAAAGCTCGCCACGCGCCAGTTACATGTGTGCGCGACACCAGACTATTTTGCGCGCTTTGGCGCGGCGGAGAGCTTGAGTGATTTACATCGTCACCAGTGTCTTAAAGGCAGTCATGGGCATTGGTTTTTCCGCCAGCAAGGGCGCAGCATCACTTGGCCGGTGCAAGGGCGGGTGCAAAGTAATAGTGGTTACGCCCTACTAACCGCTGCGCGCCAAGGGTTAGGACTGGTACAATTGCCCGATTATTATGTGCAGCAAGATTTAGCCAGTGGCAAATTGGTGGAAGTGCTCACGCAATATCGTGATGACCAAGAGGGGATTTGGGCGCTGTATCCGCAAAATCGTTATTTATCGCCCAAGGTTCGTTGCTGTATTGATTATTTAGCCACAGCACTGCAACCTCAGCCCCATCGCTAA
- a CDS encoding AbgT family transporter, protein MHKFLNFIERAGNKIPDPALLFFWGLILTWILSAILSRVDFGLIHPITKEAVEVKNLMTGTEMANFLATMVKNFTGFAPLGIVLVAMLGVGVAEASGFINTGLKKMLKVTPKSLLTPVLILVAIVSHTAADAGYVLVIPLGGIIFHAAGRHPLAGIAAAFAGVSGGFSANFIPSGIDPLLAGFTEAAAHVLDPSYQVNPLANLYFTGLSSILIIGVGWFITDRIIEPRLARTPIDDDAEEAPDMGAFTAQEGKAFSYAGFSMLAGIALLVAAVWPIDSPLRSPLVCTDVATQAVLKTNACLDLTDESSLSAIKAAAESAGMTLTGGEITSFGAPVMMSIVPLIFILFIIPGVIYGYVAGTFKNSSDVIKAMNGTMANMASFMVLSFFIAQFLVAFSASNIGALLALSGAEFLQSLNLRGEVTIVGMVLLTASINLLVGSASAKWALIGPIFVPMLMGVGISPELTQAAYRVGDSVSNIISPMMVFFPLVVVYMQRYVKKSGIGSLASMMMPYSLALLVCWTLFLLVYWMIGIPLGIQAPYVYKM, encoded by the coding sequence ATGCATAAATTCCTCAATTTTATTGAACGAGCGGGCAATAAAATTCCTGATCCAGCACTTCTCTTCTTCTGGGGCTTGATCCTCACTTGGATTTTGTCTGCGATCCTTTCCCGTGTTGATTTTGGTTTGATTCATCCAATCACCAAAGAAGCGGTGGAAGTCAAAAACCTGATGACTGGCACAGAAATGGCCAACTTCCTCGCCACCATGGTGAAAAACTTCACTGGCTTTGCACCGCTAGGTATCGTGCTGGTTGCAATGCTGGGTGTGGGCGTGGCGGAAGCTTCAGGCTTTATTAATACTGGCTTGAAAAAAATGCTGAAAGTGACGCCAAAGTCACTGCTTACGCCAGTGCTAATTTTGGTGGCGATTGTCTCACACACCGCAGCCGATGCTGGCTACGTGTTGGTCATTCCACTTGGCGGTATCATTTTCCATGCCGCAGGTCGTCATCCATTGGCAGGTATCGCGGCAGCATTTGCTGGTGTATCTGGCGGTTTCTCGGCCAATTTTATTCCTTCAGGGATCGACCCTCTATTGGCCGGCTTTACAGAAGCGGCTGCGCATGTGCTTGATCCAAGCTATCAAGTGAACCCACTTGCCAACCTGTATTTCACTGGTTTGTCATCGATTTTGATTATCGGTGTGGGCTGGTTTATTACGGATCGCATCATTGAGCCTCGCTTGGCGCGTACGCCCATTGATGATGATGCTGAAGAAGCGCCAGATATGGGTGCATTTACCGCGCAAGAAGGCAAAGCCTTTAGCTATGCGGGTTTCTCTATGCTGGCCGGTATCGCATTGCTTGTTGCGGCGGTTTGGCCAATTGATTCACCATTGCGCTCACCTTTGGTCTGTACCGATGTGGCAACCCAAGCGGTATTGAAGACCAATGCTTGTTTGGATTTGACCGATGAGAGCAGCCTAAGCGCTATTAAAGCGGCAGCAGAATCTGCGGGCATGACGCTGACTGGTGGTGAGATCACCTCATTTGGCGCGCCAGTAATGATGTCGATTGTACCTCTAATCTTCATCCTCTTTATTATTCCAGGCGTGATCTACGGTTACGTTGCAGGCACCTTTAAAAACAGCTCTGATGTGATTAAAGCGATGAATGGCACCATGGCCAATATGGCCAGCTTTATGGTGTTGTCATTCTTTATTGCTCAGTTCTTGGTGGCATTCTCTGCATCAAATATCGGTGCGCTATTGGCACTGTCTGGTGCTGAATTCCTGCAATCATTGAACCTACGTGGTGAAGTGACTATCGTCGGTATGGTGCTATTGACTGCAAGTATTAACCTGTTGGTGGGCTCGGCATCTGCAAAATGGGCATTGATTGGTCCAATCTTTGTGCCAATGCTAATGGGCGTGGGTATCTCGCCTGAGCTAACACAAGCGGCTTACCGTGTGGGCGATTCGGTATCGAATATTATCTCGCCAATGATGGTGTTCTTCCCGCTGGTGGTTGTGTATATGCAGCGCTATGTGAAGAAATCAGGGATTGGCTCATTGGCCTCGATGATGATGCCTTACTCTTTGGCGCTGTTGGTGTGCTGGACACTCTTCCTATTGGTTTACTGGATGATCGGTATTCCTCTGGGTATTCAAGCACCATACGTCTATAAGATGTAA
- the fghA gene encoding S-formylglutathione hydrolase yields the protein MPDQLQPLSHNKVFDGWHHQFQHHSQVLGCNMRFAIFLPPQAQNQSVPLLFWLSGLTCTDENFMQKAGAFETAAKLGIAIVAPDTSPRGANVADDDAYDLGQGAGFYLNATQAPWAAHYRMYDYIVEELPNLLSQHFPLNGKFAISGHSMGGHGALMIGLKNPDRFTSISAFAPIVNPSQVPWGQKALSHYLGDNEQDWLAYDSCALLANSHQHLPILIDQGSADPFYSEQLQPEKLISIAEQMSYPIRFRMQPDFDHSYYFIQSFIAEHLHFHHAYLCQ from the coding sequence ATGCCTGATCAACTCCAACCGCTCAGCCACAACAAAGTGTTTGATGGCTGGCACCACCAATTTCAGCACCACAGCCAAGTGCTGGGCTGTAATATGCGCTTTGCCATTTTTCTTCCGCCGCAAGCGCAAAACCAAAGCGTTCCCCTACTTTTTTGGCTCTCGGGGTTAACCTGCACTGATGAAAATTTCATGCAAAAAGCGGGTGCCTTTGAAACTGCAGCCAAATTAGGAATCGCCATTGTCGCGCCAGATACCAGCCCGCGCGGGGCCAATGTTGCAGACGATGACGCCTATGACTTAGGCCAAGGTGCAGGCTTTTATCTCAATGCCACACAAGCACCTTGGGCGGCGCACTACCGGATGTATGACTACATTGTCGAAGAACTGCCCAATCTGCTTAGCCAGCATTTTCCACTCAATGGCAAATTTGCCATTTCAGGCCATAGCATGGGTGGTCACGGCGCATTGATGATTGGCCTAAAAAATCCTGACCGCTTTACCTCGATTTCAGCTTTTGCGCCGATTGTGAATCCAAGCCAAGTGCCTTGGGGACAAAAAGCCTTAAGCCACTATCTTGGTGACAATGAGCAAGATTGGCTGGCCTATGACAGCTGTGCGCTGCTGGCCAATAGCCATCAACATCTGCCAATTTTGATTGACCAAGGCAGCGCCGATCCCTTTTATTCTGAGCAATTGCAGCCTGAAAAATTGATCAGCATCGCCGAGCAGATGAGCTACCCCATTCGCTTTCGCATGCAGCCTGATTTTGATCATAGCTATTACTTTATTCAAAGCTTCATTGCTGAGCATTTGCACTTTCATCACGCCTATCTCTGTCAATAA
- the tadA gene encoding tRNA adenosine(34) deaminase TadA, with amino-acid sequence MKNPQQDIEFMRQAMALAQKAQDSGEVPVGALLVADGQVIAEGFNQVIQAHDPSAHAEMVALRAGGQALQNYRLLDTTLYVTLEPCPMCAGALLHGRVKRIVFGAFDQKAGAAGSVLNLFASQAAYHYAEIEGGVLEDECRAQLQQFFKQRRAAHKANKDAKRQAQSELELRQGNATNQQHGASQNKEIK; translated from the coding sequence ATGAAGAACCCTCAGCAAGATATCGAATTTATGCGCCAAGCCATGGCGTTGGCACAAAAAGCGCAAGACAGCGGTGAGGTCCCCGTGGGCGCTTTGCTGGTGGCCGATGGTCAGGTTATCGCCGAGGGGTTTAACCAAGTGATTCAAGCACATGACCCCAGCGCCCATGCGGAGATGGTGGCTTTGCGTGCCGGCGGTCAAGCGCTACAAAATTATCGCCTGCTCGATACCACGCTGTATGTCACTTTAGAGCCTTGCCCGATGTGTGCCGGTGCTTTGCTTCATGGCCGAGTGAAGCGCATTGTTTTTGGTGCCTTTGACCAAAAAGCAGGGGCGGCGGGTAGTGTGCTGAATTTGTTTGCAAGCCAAGCGGCGTATCATTATGCAGAAATTGAAGGTGGGGTACTTGAAGATGAGTGCCGTGCTCAGCTGCAGCAGTTTTTTAAACAGCGCCGCGCCGCCCATAAGGCGAACAAAGATGCCAAGCGGCAAGCGCAGTCTGAATTGGAACTTCGTCAGGGGAATGCAACCAATCAGCAGCACGGTGCGAGCCAGAATAAAGAAATAAAATAG